A section of the Arcobacter roscoffensis genome encodes:
- a CDS encoding NFACT RNA binding domain-containing protein, with protein sequence MKHFLLKQVVGYLVDNVHKIRLCKRIDNNTIIIEFNNMNILYFDMTKGNSSIFKSKELLNSKKDFNAPFDVVLQKRLNNAKVEDVCLYQDDKVINIKVNSSSSYKKLTTILQLEFTGKHTNIILLDEDRVVLEALRHIDEFSSSRIVKVGHKLDEIPKQDFIPKVDKVENIEEYLHEVFTQKELKSLENLKKQKITQIDKKIKKLEKTINSLSKKEELEEESNSLYEKANLILGNIHNIKPYQKTLKTYDYSGNEVEIDLEENASASKYSNDLFKKAKRAKQKAENISLEKDNLDEKLAFLHRMKQNIQNANSIQECEFLYPKKERNQAKIKKAQPYESFFFEGYKIMLGTSERENIYLLKNSKASDFWFHLKDRTSAHVIVQNSKKTIPDSVIEQAAILCAKFSMDSSGTYEVDFTQRRNVKVQSGSNVLYNPYTTIVIKI encoded by the coding sequence ATGAAACATTTTTTATTAAAACAAGTTGTGGGGTATCTAGTAGATAATGTCCATAAAATAAGACTTTGTAAGAGAATTGACAATAATACAATTATAATAGAATTTAATAATATGAATATATTATATTTTGATATGACAAAAGGAAATAGCTCAATTTTTAAATCAAAAGAACTACTTAACTCAAAGAAAGATTTCAATGCACCTTTTGATGTTGTGCTTCAAAAAAGACTTAATAACGCTAAGGTAGAAGATGTTTGTTTATATCAAGATGATAAAGTAATAAATATAAAAGTTAATTCATCTTCTTCATATAAAAAACTTACAACAATTTTGCAATTGGAGTTTACAGGTAAACATACAAATATAATTCTTTTAGATGAAGACAGAGTAGTACTTGAAGCTTTAAGACACATTGATGAGTTTTCATCAAGTAGAATTGTAAAAGTGGGGCATAAATTAGATGAGATTCCAAAGCAAGATTTTATTCCAAAAGTAGATAAAGTTGAAAATATTGAAGAGTATTTACATGAGGTATTTACTCAAAAAGAATTAAAAAGTTTGGAGAATTTAAAAAAACAAAAAATAACTCAAATAGATAAAAAAATAAAAAAATTAGAAAAAACTATAAACTCTCTATCCAAAAAAGAAGAGTTAGAAGAAGAGTCTAATAGTTTATATGAAAAAGCAAATTTGATTTTAGGAAATATTCATAATATAAAACCATATCAAAAAACTTTGAAAACTTATGATTATAGTGGTAATGAAGTAGAAATAGATTTAGAAGAGAATGCCTCAGCCTCAAAGTATTCAAATGATTTATTTAAAAAAGCAAAAAGAGCTAAACAAAAAGCAGAAAATATTTCACTTGAAAAAGACAATTTAGATGAAAAACTAGCATTTTTACATAGAATGAAACAAAATATTCAAAATGCAAATTCTATTCAAGAATGTGAGTTCTTATATCCTAAGAAAGAGAGAAACCAAGCAAAAATTAAAAAAGCTCAACCCTATGAAAGTTTCTTTTTTGAAGGTTATAAAATCATGCTAGGAACAAGTGAAAGAGAAAACATATATTTACTCAAAAACTCAAAAGCAAGCGATTTTTGGTTTCATCTAAAAGATAGAACATCTGCTCATGTAATAGTTCAAAACTCAAAAAAAACAATTCCAGATTCAGTAATAGAGCAAGCAGCAATACTTTGTGCCAAATTTTCAATGGATAGTTCAGGTACTTATGAAGTTGACTTTACTCAAAGAAGAAACGTAAAAGTACAATCAGGTTCAAATGTTTTATATAACCCATATACAACTATAGTTATCAAAATTTAA
- a CDS encoding phosphatidate cytidylyltransferase, producing MADIIKDSSTRIKTGLVLIIAMVIVGYIDSFFIMWLLFGTMLMISISESKKLFALKSDSIYVYTALLWFAAYFHTNPEDLIFIVAIGYASQLAYKKTLDKKMFLPLLYPTASFLFLLSLYSEYGVMTLLWLLVIVAGADTGAYFVGKSIGKTQFCETSPNKTIEGVIGGVVTAGILGTIFAHDNLSFVMAIVISVIVAFASVFGDLFESYLKREAGVKDSGNILPGHGGILDRTDGYLFGAIVMLVLLRIVM from the coding sequence ATGGCTGATATAATCAAAGATAGTTCTACTAGAATTAAGACAGGTTTAGTTCTAATTATTGCAATGGTAATAGTTGGATATATAGATTCATTTTTTATAATGTGGCTTCTATTTGGTACGATGCTAATGATTTCAATTAGCGAATCAAAAAAGCTTTTTGCTTTAAAAAGTGATAGTATTTATGTATACACAGCTCTTTTATGGTTTGCTGCATATTTCCATACAAATCCAGAAGATTTAATATTTATTGTTGCTATTGGTTATGCTTCTCAATTGGCATACAAAAAAACACTTGACAAAAAAATGTTCCTACCTCTTCTTTATCCAACGGCTTCATTTTTATTTTTATTATCACTATACTCTGAATATGGAGTTATGACTCTTTTATGGTTACTTGTGATTGTTGCAGGTGCTGATACGGGTGCTTATTTTGTTGGTAAAAGTATAGGGAAAACTCAATTTTGTGAAACAAGTCCTAATAAAACAATAGAGGGTGTAATAGGTGGAGTAGTGACTGCTGGTATCTTAGGAACAATCTTTGCCCATGATAATCTGAGCTTTGTAATGGCTATAGTAATTTCTGTTATTGTTGCTTTTGCTTCTGTATTTGGAGACTTATTTGAATCATATTTAAAAAGAGAAGCAGGGGTTAAAGATAGTGGAAATATTCTTCCTGGTCATGGTGGAATTTTAGATAGAACAGATGGATACCTTTTTGGTGCGATTGTAATGTTAGTTCTTCTTAGGATTGTAATGTGA
- the dxr gene encoding 1-deoxy-D-xylulose-5-phosphate reductoisomerase — MIVLGSTGSIGINTLNIARKFNLNVEVLVAGRNIEVLNNQIKEFNPKKVVIASKDDLHKVNHDDVSFGEDAILEAIENSTSKTVVNALVGFLGLKPTLKAIKCGKKVALANKESLVVAGKFIDKASLSPIDSEHFGLWYLLQDKKIDSMLVTASGGSFRDYPLDSLANVSIKEALNHPNWSMGNKITIDSATMTNKMFELMEAAWLFDIRKLDAVIETKSLIHALINFKDGSTTAHIANASMQLPIAYAILGKCDEQVLEPVDLVEVASLEFRKIEQARYPIWEIKDEILNNLDLGVVLNAANEVAVSKFLNNEIGFLDVSKISLDAVNKFNHVKAKTIEDIFEIDKEVRNYCES, encoded by the coding sequence GTGATTGTATTAGGAAGTACAGGTTCTATTGGTATTAATACTTTAAATATTGCAAGAAAGTTCAATTTAAACGTAGAGGTTTTAGTTGCAGGAAGAAATATTGAAGTACTAAACAATCAAATAAAAGAGTTTAATCCTAAAAAAGTTGTTATAGCTTCAAAAGATGATCTTCATAAAGTAAACCATGATGATGTATCTTTTGGTGAAGATGCTATTTTAGAAGCTATTGAAAACAGCACTTCAAAAACTGTAGTAAATGCACTTGTTGGTTTTCTTGGATTAAAACCAACTCTAAAGGCTATAAAGTGTGGTAAGAAAGTCGCTTTAGCAAATAAAGAGTCTTTAGTTGTTGCAGGAAAGTTTATAGATAAAGCCTCTTTAAGTCCTATTGATAGTGAACATTTTGGCTTATGGTATTTATTACAAGATAAAAAGATTGACTCTATGTTGGTTACAGCAAGTGGTGGATCTTTTAGAGATTATCCCCTTGACTCACTTGCAAATGTATCTATAAAAGAAGCATTAAATCATCCAAATTGGTCTATGGGAAATAAAATTACAATAGATAGTGCTACTATGACAAATAAGATGTTTGAACTAATGGAAGCTGCATGGTTATTTGATATTAGAAAACTAGATGCGGTTATTGAAACTAAATCCCTTATACATGCACTTATAAACTTTAAAGATGGAAGTACAACTGCGCACATAGCAAATGCTTCTATGCAACTTCCAATTGCTTATGCGATTTTAGGAAAATGTGATGAGCAAGTACTAGAACCAGTTGATTTAGTTGAAGTAGCCTCTTTAGAATTTAGAAAAATAGAACAAGCTAGATACCCTATATGGGAAATAAAAGATGAGATTTTAAATAATCTTGATTTAGGAGTTGTTTTAAATGCAGCAAATGAGGTAGCTGTGTCAAAATTTCTAAATAATGAAATAGGCTTTTTAGATGTATCTAAGATTAGCTTGGATGCAGTAAATAAATTCAATCATGTAAAAGCAAAAACAATTGAAGATATATTTGAAATAGATAAAGAAGTAAGGAACTACTGTGAGTCTTGA
- a CDS encoding DUF1566 domain-containing protein encodes MKYIVFLVLFCSLLQSQIFRKSNLEVVIDTNTKLMWIDNIDVIKIKKDHESSIEYCENLVFAGYSNWRIPTIDEFKTIVNKKNYKNYINYRFKYNVPDGYWALKAHWRTLWFYADYMHFVSGTPYYDSRHKKKYIRCLRSM; translated from the coding sequence ATGAAATATATAGTTTTTTTAGTTTTATTTTGTTCTTTATTACAGTCACAAATATTTAGAAAAAGTAATTTAGAAGTAGTCATTGATACAAATACAAAGCTTATGTGGATAGATAATATTGATGTAATAAAAATCAAAAAAGATCATGAAAGCTCAATTGAGTATTGTGAAAATCTAGTTTTTGCAGGCTATTCAAATTGGAGAATTCCAACAATTGATGAATTTAAAACTATAGTAAATAAGAAAAACTACAAAAACTATATAAACTACAGATTTAAATATAATGTACCAGATGGTTATTGGGCTTTAAAAGCTCATTGGAGAACATTATGGTTTTATGCTGATTATATGCACTTTGTAAGTGGTACACCGTATTATGATAGTAGACATAAAAAGAAATATATCAGATGCCTTAGAAGTATGTAA
- a CDS encoding RBBP9/YdeN family alpha/beta hydrolase yields the protein MQRILILHGLGGSDYPHWQAVLAGDLIKQNYTVSFPAFPKRDNPQLEEWKEFLKKEIEHFKPDTVICHSLANVLWFQTCEDLDINLEKLMLVAPVSRNRVVEAAQTFYPYTPPKNLKAKEIIMLASTNDPYMTEEEAMQLKEDLNVEIIIMKDAGHINADSGFGSHDFALDWLTKEKNDKGYI from the coding sequence ATGCAAAGAATATTAATATTACATGGATTAGGTGGGAGTGATTATCCTCACTGGCAAGCTGTATTAGCAGGAGACTTAATCAAACAAAATTATACAGTATCATTTCCTGCTTTTCCAAAAAGAGATAATCCACAATTAGAAGAGTGGAAAGAGTTTTTAAAAAAAGAGATTGAACATTTTAAACCTGATACTGTTATTTGTCACTCATTGGCAAATGTATTATGGTTTCAAACTTGTGAAGACTTAGACATAAATCTAGAAAAACTAATGTTAGTTGCTCCTGTATCAAGAAATAGAGTAGTTGAAGCAGCCCAAACATTTTATCCCTATACACCGCCTAAAAATTTAAAAGCTAAAGAGATTATTATGTTAGCATCAACAAATGATCCTTATATGACAGAAGAAGAAGCAATGCAGTTAAAAGAAGATTTAAATGTAGAAATTATTATTATGAAAGACGCAGGACATATAAATGCTGATTCTGGATTTGGAAGTCATGATTTTGCACTTGATTGGTTAACAAAAGAGAAAAATGATAAGGGTTATATATAA
- the tsaD gene encoding tRNA (adenosine(37)-N6)-threonylcarbamoyltransferase complex transferase subunit TsaD gives MSKELILSIESSCDDSSIAITDINTLELVYHKKISQELQHSMYGGVVPELAARLHVEALPKILEECKEFFPLLKAIAVTNAPGLSVTLMEGVTMAKALSISLNLPLIAVNHLKGHIYSLFIEKQEVLPMTILLVSGGHTQIIEAKSLNDMNIIASTMDDSFGESFDKVAKMMGLGYPGGPVVQEYGLKGDENRFDFPVPLRQSPLIQFSYSGLKNAVRMQIEKLENQEGGITNQDKYDVCASFQKTAVSHIMQKLKKQFKKVVPENFAIVGGASANIHLRTQIEELCNKYKTNLHLSELKYCSDNAAMIGRVAVEQYKQNDFVNVNEIDVQTRLKGM, from the coding sequence ATGTCAAAAGAGTTAATCCTAAGTATTGAATCAAGTTGTGATGATAGTTCAATCGCTATAACAGATATAAACACTTTAGAGTTAGTTTATCATAAGAAAATATCTCAAGAACTTCAACATAGTATGTATGGAGGAGTAGTTCCTGAGCTTGCTGCAAGACTTCATGTGGAAGCTTTACCAAAAATATTAGAAGAGTGCAAAGAGTTTTTTCCTTTATTAAAAGCAATAGCAGTTACAAATGCTCCTGGTTTGTCTGTAACACTAATGGAGGGAGTTACTATGGCTAAAGCCCTAAGTATTAGTCTAAATCTTCCATTAATTGCTGTAAATCATCTAAAAGGTCATATTTATTCACTATTTATAGAAAAACAAGAAGTCTTACCAATGACAATACTTTTAGTATCAGGTGGACATACACAAATCATAGAAGCAAAATCTTTAAATGATATGAATATAATAGCTTCAACAATGGATGATAGTTTTGGTGAAAGTTTTGATAAGGTAGCTAAGATGATGGGTTTAGGTTATCCTGGCGGCCCAGTTGTTCAAGAGTATGGATTAAAAGGTGATGAAAATAGATTTGATTTTCCAGTTCCTTTAAGACAAAGTCCACTTATTCAGTTTAGTTATAGTGGTTTAAAAAATGCAGTAAGAATGCAAATAGAAAAACTAGAAAACCAAGAGGGTGGTATAACAAATCAAGATAAGTATGACGTGTGTGCATCCTTTCAGAAAACAGCAGTATCTCATATAATGCAAAAACTAAAAAAACAGTTTAAAAAAGTAGTACCTGAAAATTTTGCAATAGTAGGTGGAGCTAGTGCTAATATACATTTAAGAACTCAAATAGAAGAGTTGTGTAATAAATATAAGACAAATTTACATTTAAGTGAACTAAAATATTGTTCTGACAATGCTGCAATGATTGGAAGAGTTGCAGTTGAGCAATATAAGCAAAATGATTTTGTAAATGTAAATGAAATTGATGTGCAAACTAGACTAAAGGGTATGTAG
- a CDS encoding translation initiation factor SUI1: MIFEIGAKLEGDSFDTSKNDKKNKNKSNNDIVPKNQHQLVFTYEKRKGKPVTIVGRFYLEEKDKKEVLKLLKKKLACGGAIKEEWIELQGDVKEKVKTVLEADSWKFRK; encoded by the coding sequence ATGATATTTGAAATAGGTGCAAAATTAGAAGGTGACAGTTTTGATACTTCTAAGAACGATAAAAAAAATAAAAACAAATCAAACAATGATATAGTTCCTAAAAATCAACATCAATTAGTATTTACCTATGAAAAAAGAAAAGGTAAACCAGTAACAATAGTAGGAAGATTTTATTTAGAAGAGAAAGACAAAAAAGAAGTACTTAAACTTTTAAAGAAAAAGCTTGCTTGTGGTGGAGCTATAAAAGAAGAGTGGATAGAATTACAAGGTGATGTAAAAGAGAAAGTAAAAACTGTTTTAGAGGCTGACTCTTGGAAATTTAGAAAATAA